A genomic region of Dreissena polymorpha isolate Duluth1 chromosome 4, UMN_Dpol_1.0, whole genome shotgun sequence contains the following coding sequences:
- the LOC127878840 gene encoding QRFP-like peptide receptor, protein MDQLPDLLTYRTLLEVHKNESIFNFSVAKDIIEDFEENLYTHNKFSTVVLLTLYAPIFILGMCGNILIAASVTSDRARKGNLYFLVNLALADLVVTVMCIPTSIGTIVYRLWVYGRFLCKFTAFIQGVAVAVSIFSMTAMSIDRYYSLKKPMNIIRRVSSSGQSCCLILSMWIVASIFMSPLLFIRDIDIVHDIPFLRPMTFCIEQWPQDRDRKAYGVFLLFVVFIIPAFTIGVCYGNVGRALCVTDRQTRFNSDGSTNRLVSRRQAARMVIILICVFMVCWLPYSVISALADISENATIIESLPFVLWLGHAHSAINPMLYWSLNKRFRDNIQKMGKVISTRCCFSKTTDSSWL, encoded by the exons ATGGATCAGCTACCGGATCTGTTAACGTACAGAACTCTGTTGGAGGTGCACAAGAATGAATCCATTTTCAACTTTTCTGTCGCCAAGGACATTATCGAAGATTTCGAGGAAAATCTTTACACTCACAACAAGTTTTCTACGGTGGTTCTTCTGACATTATACGCGCCAATATTTATACTTG GTATGTGTGGCAATATACTCATTGCTGCCTCGGTGACCAGTGACAGAGCACGGAAAGGAAATCTATACTTCCTCGTGAACCTGGCTCTCGCCGACCTGGTCGTGACAGTCATGTGTATTCCTACATCCATTGGCACGATTGTGTATCGTTTGTGGGTGTATGGAAGGTTTCTGTGCAAGTTTACGGCTTTCATTCAAG GTGTCGCAGTCGCTGTGAGTATTTTCTCCATGACGGCCATGTCTATTGATCGCTACTATTCTCTTAAAAAACCTATGAACATTATTCGCCGCGTCTCATCATCGGGCCAGTCGTGTTGTCTAATACTATCAATGTGGATCGTAGCCTCCATCTTCATGTCCCCATTACTTTTCATACGAGATATTGATATTGTACACGATATTCCTTTTCTTCGACCTATGACGTTTTGCATTGAGCAATGGCCCCAAGATAGGGACAGGAAAGCTTATGGTGTCTTTCTTTTATTCGTTGTTTTCATAATTCCCGCTTTTACGATCGGCGTTTGCTACGGGAACGTTGGACGTGCTCTTTGTGTCACAGATCGACAAACGAGGTTTAATTCAGATGGAAGCACAAACAGGCTGGTTTCTCGACGACAAGCCGCTCGAATGGTGATTATTCTTATCTGCGTATTCATGGTTTGTTGGTTGCCGTACAGCGTTATATCGGCTCTAGCCGACATTTCTGAGAACGCCACAATCATCGAGTCGCTGCCATTTGTCTTGTGGCTCGGTCATGCGCACAGTGCAATAAATCCTATGTTATACTGGTCCTTAAATAAACGCTTTCGAGACAATATTCAGAAAATGGGCAAAGTGATTAGCACACGATGTTGTTTTAGCAAAACTACGGACTCTTCGTGGCTGTGA